One genomic segment of Anguilla anguilla isolate fAngAng1 chromosome 2, fAngAng1.pri, whole genome shotgun sequence includes these proteins:
- the LOC118220711 gene encoding SUN domain-containing protein 1-like isoform X1, with amino-acid sequence MDFSHSHTHTPPLRSLRNTGFASSHSHTSTSTSTPPTCALENTGYTYSLSSSYTSLPSKLQKEKRVAAAAAFDPPKMSRRSLRLHTTGGHYGDDSLLDSSLSHSVTYASSSASRRDSRTLKSRRQHQSLSSSQSLLHTPRKSQSGAALLAHTSLHSCAASDSSLLSTMLDESCIQERTLVDSFWGLDEETDLRDQSLRADRSVALVNGDTNSAQTQTSVLNGYICGDCSVHSERKDALTAYSSSRNNSSSSSSCAAVSRSAHTDSASAAAAASSTTIYSRDKSRKHKTGLLASATNRFLLYSRSALVCLVSVATLLARSIPIQRLKESRGVLASLSESCLCFSRRAASSIAAFATSLVRSVLLKMYLAGSDVSDRAHQRYCGSVNVNHLTAADGQLTLNGSLCDDCKGKQHQETLAVRARSSRAGRLMGALWGALAFAGASVLRAGPALGLAGWSAASSLLSVLQAAAASPGKAVTGAFWWLGTAWYQLVTLASLLNVFILTRVLPKLCKLLLFLLPLLLLLGVWFWCPASMLAYLPVVNLTAWSTASHLPWAGPTAPSAALEELTHPTTALPPTASQAGNAHFTAAPPQQVGVAVSVDAERLSRLEQSLARLWEAVRGGARLQEEQHGEVLGLYASLREQLDMQTDRESLGLWVSGLLDQRLGLLSSELEQGEEREEEAQQQYALQQQSHESRLAEMETLLQALTAKTEDLQQRPETATAAAPVSVGMDSETHSALLGQVQRLEAELARIRQDLQGVIGCQGRCDQLDSLHDTVSAQVKQELRALFYGSAQEGEEEEEELPAPLLPWLSAQFARGSDLRASLASLERSILGNLSLQLEQSRQPPDADAVAHTVASAVGAAGMSEEQVQLIVRNALELYSQDRTGLVDYALESGGGSVLSTRCSETFETKTALMSLFGLPLWYFSQSPRVVIQPDVHPGNCWAFKGSQGYLVIRLSMRVRPTAFSLEHIPKSLSPTGNISSAPREFTVYGLEDEAQEVGEVLGQYTYQEDGDSLQTFPITVQSVQPYQIIEMRVLSNWGHPEYTCLYRFRVHGEPAPLPEGRGQ; translated from the exons ATGGATttctcccactcccacacccacacacccccactgcgCTCTCTGAGGAACACAGGCTTCgcctcctcccactcccacacctccacctccacctccacaccCCCAACATGCGCTCTGGAGAACACAGGCTACACCTACTCCCTCAG ctccagctACACATCCTTGCCCTCCAAGCTCCAGAAGGAGAAGCgggtcgccgccgccgccgcgttcGACCCCCCCAAAATGTCCCGCCGGAGCCTGCGGCTGCACACCACGGGCGGTCACTATGGCGACGACAGCCTGCTGGACTCCTCCCTCAGCCACAGCGTCACCTACGCTTCCAGTTCGGCCAGTCGCAGGGACTCCAG gacGCTGAAGAGCAGGAGGCAGCACCAGTCGCTGTCAAGCTCCCAGTCGCTGCTGCACACCCCGCGCAAGTCTCAGTctggcgccgccctgctggcccacACCAGCCTGCACAGCTGCGCTGCCAGTgactcctccctgctctccaccATGCTGGACGAGTCGTGCATTCAGGAGCGCACGCTGGTCGACAGCTTCTGGG GCTTGGATGAGGAAACCGATCTCAGAG atcAGAGCCTGCGTGCGGACCGCAGTGTGGCGCTGGTTAATGGGGACACAAACTCGGCTCAGACTCAGACCTCCGTGCTCAACGGCTACATCTGCGGGGACTGCAGCGTGCACTCGGAGAGGAAGGACGCCCTCACCGCCTACTCTTCCTCCAGAAacaactcctcctcctcctcctcatgcgCCGCAGTGTCGCGCTCCGCCCACACAGACTCCGCCTCCGCTGCCGCCGCGgcctcctccaccaccatctACTCCCGTGACAAAAGCCGCAAGCACAAGACAG GTCTCCTGGCGTCGGCGACAAACCGCTTCCTGCTCTACAGCAGGAGTGCGCTGGTCTGCCTGGTTTCCGTGGCGACCCTGCTGGCGCGCAGCATTCCGATACAGAGGCTGAAGGAGAGCAGAG GTGTGCTGGCGTCCCTCTCAGAGTCCTGCCTGTGCTTCAGCAGGAGGGCTGCTTCCTCCATCGCTGCCTTTGCCACCTCGTTAGTGCGCAGTGTCCTTCTGAAGATGTACctggcaggaagtgatgtcagtgACCGAG CCCACCAGCGCTACTGCGGGAGCGTTAATGTCAATCACCTGACGGCCGCTGACGGACAGCTCACTTTAAATGGGTCTCTGT GTGACGACTGCAAAGGGAAGCAGCACCAGGAGACCCTGGCGGTGCGGGCGCGGTCCTCCAGGGCAGGCCGCCTGATGGGGGCGCTGTGGGGCGCCCTTGCTTTCGCAG GTGCCTCTGTGCTGCGGGCGGGTCCAGCGCTGGGATTGGCGGGCTGGTCTGCGGCCTCCTCgctgctgtctgtcctgcagGCGGCCGCCGCGTCTCCAG GTAAAGCTGTCACCGGAGCCTTCTGGTGGCTGGGCACCGCCTGGTACCAGCTGGTCACCCTGGCGTCCCTGCTCAACGTCTTCATCCTGACCCG agttCTGCCCAAACTCTGCAAactgctgctgttcctgctcCCGTTGCTCCTACTTCTGG gtGTGTGGTTCTGGTGTCCGGCCTCCATGCTGGCCTACCTGCCCGTCGTCAACCTGACGGCCTGGAGCACGGCCTCGCACCTACCCTGGGCTGGGCCCACAGCGCCCTCTGCAGCGCTGGAGGAGCTGACTCACCCCACCACCGCTCTACCACCAACTGCCTCACAGGCAGGGAACGCACACTTCACCGCTGCTCCCCCACAG CAGGTGGGCGTGGCGGTCTCGGTGGACGCAGAGCGGCTTTCCCGGCTGGAGCAGAGCCTCGCCCGACTTTGGGAGGCGGTGCGGGGCGGGGCCcggctgcaggaggagcagcacgGGGAGGTGCTGGGGCTCTACGCCTCCCTGCGGGAGCAGCTGGACATGCAGACGGACAGGGAGAGCCTGGGCCTGTGGGTGTCGGGCCTCCTGGACCAGCGGCTGGGCCTGCTGAGCAGCGAGCTGGAGCAGggcgaggagagggaggaggag GCCCAGCAGCAGTACGCGCTGCAGCAGCAGAGTCATGAGTCCCGATTGGCTGAGATGGAGACGCTGCTGCAGGCGCTGACGGCCAAGACTGAG GACCTGCAGCAGAGACCAGAGACGGccacagcagcagctccagtgAG tGTGGGCATGGACAGCGAGACCCACAGCGCCCTGCTGGGGCAGGTGCAGaggctggaggcggagcttgcCCGCATCAGGCAGGACCTGCAGGGCGTGATTGGCTGCCAGGGACGGTGTGACCAGCTGGACAGCCTCCACGACAcg GTGTCTGCGCAGGTGAAGCAGGAGCTGCGGGCGCTGTTCTACGGCTCTgcgcaggagggggaggaggaggaggaagagctgcCGGCGCCTCTGCTGCCCTGGCTGTCCGCGCAGTTCGCGCGCGGCTCGGACCTGCGCGCCTCCCTGGCCTCTCTGGAGAGGAGCATCCTGGGTAACCTGtccctgcagctggagcagagcaggCAGCCGCCCGACGCAGACGCCGTCGCCCACACCGTGGCCAGCGCcgtgggggctgctgggatgtCTGAGGAG caGGTGCAGCTGATCGTGAGGAACGCTCTGGAGCTCTACTCCCAGGATCGCACCGGCCTGGTGGACTACGCCCTGGAGTCTGGAG GTGGAAGTGTCCTGAGCACACGCTGCTCAGAGACGTTCGAGACTAAGACGGCGTTAATGAGCCTCTTCGGCCTGCCTCTCTGGTACTTCTCCCAGTCACCCCGCGTCGTCATACAG cctGACGTCCACCCCGGGAACTGCTGGGCTTTCAAAGGCTCCCAGGGCTACCTGGTGATCCGGCTGTCTATGAGGGTTCGGCCCACGGCCTTCTCCCTAGAGCACATCCCCAAATCCCTGTCCCCCACCGGCAACATCAGCAGCGCCCCCCGCGAGTTCACCGTTTAT GGTCTGGAGGATGAGGCCCAGGAGGTGGGAGAAGTGCTGGGTCAGTACACCTACCAGGAGGACGGCGACTCCCTGCAGACCTTCCCCATTAcg GTGCAGAGTGTGCAGCCCTACCAGATCATTGAGATGCGCGTGCTGTCTAACTGGGGCCACCCGGAGTACACCTGCCTGTACCGCTTCCGCGTACACGGGGAGCCCGCCCCTCTCCccgaggggaggggccagtga
- the LOC118220711 gene encoding SUN domain-containing protein 1-like isoform X3, with translation MDFSHSHTHTPPLRSLRNTGFASSHSHTSTSTSTPPTCALENTGYTYSLSSSYTSLPSKLQKEKRVAAAAAFDPPKMSRRSLRLHTTGGHYGDDSLLDSSLSHSVTYASSSASRRDSRTLKSRRQHQSLSSSQSLLHTPRKSQSGAALLAHTSLHSCAASDSSLLSTMLDESCIQERTLVDSFWGLDEETDLRDQSLRADRSVALVNGDTNSAQTQTSVLNGYICGDCSVHSERKDALTAYSSSRNNSSSSSSCAAVSRSAHTDSASAAAAASSTTIYSRDKSRKHKTGLLASATNRFLLYSRSALVCLVSVATLLARSIPIQRLKESRGVLASLSESCLCFSRRAASSIAAFATSLVRSVLLKMYLAGSDVSDRAHQRYCGSVNVNHLTAADGQLTLNGSLCDDCKGKQHQETLAVRARSSRAGRLMGALWGALAFAGASVLRAGPALGLAGWSAASSLLSVLQAAAASPGKAVTGAFWWLGTAWYQLVTLASLLNVFILTRVLPKLCKLLLFLLPLLLLLGVWFWCPASMLAYLPVVNLTAWSTASHLPWAGPTAPSAALEELTHPTTALPPTASQAGNAHFTAAPPQQVGVAVSVDAERLSRLEQSLARLWEAVRGGARLQEEQHGEVLGLYASLREQLDMQTDRESLGLWVSGLLDQRLGLLSSELEQGEEREEAQQQYALQQQSHESRLAEMETLLQALTAKTEDLQQRPETATAAAPVSVGMDSETHSALLGQVQRLEAELARIRQDLQGVIGCQGRCDQLDSLHDTVSAQVKQELRALFYGSAQEGEEEEEELPAPLLPWLSAQFARGSDLRASLASLERSILGNLSLQLEQSRQPPDADAVAHTVASAVGAAGMSEEQVQLIVRNALELYSQDRTGLVDYALESGGGSVLSTRCSETFETKTALMSLFGLPLWYFSQSPRVVIQPDVHPGNCWAFKGSQGYLVIRLSMRVRPTAFSLEHIPKSLSPTGNISSAPREFTVYGLEDEAQEVGEVLGQYTYQEDGDSLQTFPITVQSVQPYQIIEMRVLSNWGHPEYTCLYRFRVHGEPAPLPEGRGQ, from the exons ATGGATttctcccactcccacacccacacacccccactgcgCTCTCTGAGGAACACAGGCTTCgcctcctcccactcccacacctccacctccacctccacaccCCCAACATGCGCTCTGGAGAACACAGGCTACACCTACTCCCTCAG ctccagctACACATCCTTGCCCTCCAAGCTCCAGAAGGAGAAGCgggtcgccgccgccgccgcgttcGACCCCCCCAAAATGTCCCGCCGGAGCCTGCGGCTGCACACCACGGGCGGTCACTATGGCGACGACAGCCTGCTGGACTCCTCCCTCAGCCACAGCGTCACCTACGCTTCCAGTTCGGCCAGTCGCAGGGACTCCAG gacGCTGAAGAGCAGGAGGCAGCACCAGTCGCTGTCAAGCTCCCAGTCGCTGCTGCACACCCCGCGCAAGTCTCAGTctggcgccgccctgctggcccacACCAGCCTGCACAGCTGCGCTGCCAGTgactcctccctgctctccaccATGCTGGACGAGTCGTGCATTCAGGAGCGCACGCTGGTCGACAGCTTCTGGG GCTTGGATGAGGAAACCGATCTCAGAG atcAGAGCCTGCGTGCGGACCGCAGTGTGGCGCTGGTTAATGGGGACACAAACTCGGCTCAGACTCAGACCTCCGTGCTCAACGGCTACATCTGCGGGGACTGCAGCGTGCACTCGGAGAGGAAGGACGCCCTCACCGCCTACTCTTCCTCCAGAAacaactcctcctcctcctcctcatgcgCCGCAGTGTCGCGCTCCGCCCACACAGACTCCGCCTCCGCTGCCGCCGCGgcctcctccaccaccatctACTCCCGTGACAAAAGCCGCAAGCACAAGACAG GTCTCCTGGCGTCGGCGACAAACCGCTTCCTGCTCTACAGCAGGAGTGCGCTGGTCTGCCTGGTTTCCGTGGCGACCCTGCTGGCGCGCAGCATTCCGATACAGAGGCTGAAGGAGAGCAGAG GTGTGCTGGCGTCCCTCTCAGAGTCCTGCCTGTGCTTCAGCAGGAGGGCTGCTTCCTCCATCGCTGCCTTTGCCACCTCGTTAGTGCGCAGTGTCCTTCTGAAGATGTACctggcaggaagtgatgtcagtgACCGAG CCCACCAGCGCTACTGCGGGAGCGTTAATGTCAATCACCTGACGGCCGCTGACGGACAGCTCACTTTAAATGGGTCTCTGT GTGACGACTGCAAAGGGAAGCAGCACCAGGAGACCCTGGCGGTGCGGGCGCGGTCCTCCAGGGCAGGCCGCCTGATGGGGGCGCTGTGGGGCGCCCTTGCTTTCGCAG GTGCCTCTGTGCTGCGGGCGGGTCCAGCGCTGGGATTGGCGGGCTGGTCTGCGGCCTCCTCgctgctgtctgtcctgcagGCGGCCGCCGCGTCTCCAG GTAAAGCTGTCACCGGAGCCTTCTGGTGGCTGGGCACCGCCTGGTACCAGCTGGTCACCCTGGCGTCCCTGCTCAACGTCTTCATCCTGACCCG agttCTGCCCAAACTCTGCAAactgctgctgttcctgctcCCGTTGCTCCTACTTCTGG gtGTGTGGTTCTGGTGTCCGGCCTCCATGCTGGCCTACCTGCCCGTCGTCAACCTGACGGCCTGGAGCACGGCCTCGCACCTACCCTGGGCTGGGCCCACAGCGCCCTCTGCAGCGCTGGAGGAGCTGACTCACCCCACCACCGCTCTACCACCAACTGCCTCACAGGCAGGGAACGCACACTTCACCGCTGCTCCCCCACAG CAGGTGGGCGTGGCGGTCTCGGTGGACGCAGAGCGGCTTTCCCGGCTGGAGCAGAGCCTCGCCCGACTTTGGGAGGCGGTGCGGGGCGGGGCCcggctgcaggaggagcagcacgGGGAGGTGCTGGGGCTCTACGCCTCCCTGCGGGAGCAGCTGGACATGCAGACGGACAGGGAGAGCCTGGGCCTGTGGGTGTCGGGCCTCCTGGACCAGCGGCTGGGCCTGCTGAGCAGCGAGCTGGAGCAGggcgaggagagggaggag GCCCAGCAGCAGTACGCGCTGCAGCAGCAGAGTCATGAGTCCCGATTGGCTGAGATGGAGACGCTGCTGCAGGCGCTGACGGCCAAGACTGAG GACCTGCAGCAGAGACCAGAGACGGccacagcagcagctccagtgAG tGTGGGCATGGACAGCGAGACCCACAGCGCCCTGCTGGGGCAGGTGCAGaggctggaggcggagcttgcCCGCATCAGGCAGGACCTGCAGGGCGTGATTGGCTGCCAGGGACGGTGTGACCAGCTGGACAGCCTCCACGACAcg GTGTCTGCGCAGGTGAAGCAGGAGCTGCGGGCGCTGTTCTACGGCTCTgcgcaggagggggaggaggaggaggaagagctgcCGGCGCCTCTGCTGCCCTGGCTGTCCGCGCAGTTCGCGCGCGGCTCGGACCTGCGCGCCTCCCTGGCCTCTCTGGAGAGGAGCATCCTGGGTAACCTGtccctgcagctggagcagagcaggCAGCCGCCCGACGCAGACGCCGTCGCCCACACCGTGGCCAGCGCcgtgggggctgctgggatgtCTGAGGAG caGGTGCAGCTGATCGTGAGGAACGCTCTGGAGCTCTACTCCCAGGATCGCACCGGCCTGGTGGACTACGCCCTGGAGTCTGGAG GTGGAAGTGTCCTGAGCACACGCTGCTCAGAGACGTTCGAGACTAAGACGGCGTTAATGAGCCTCTTCGGCCTGCCTCTCTGGTACTTCTCCCAGTCACCCCGCGTCGTCATACAG cctGACGTCCACCCCGGGAACTGCTGGGCTTTCAAAGGCTCCCAGGGCTACCTGGTGATCCGGCTGTCTATGAGGGTTCGGCCCACGGCCTTCTCCCTAGAGCACATCCCCAAATCCCTGTCCCCCACCGGCAACATCAGCAGCGCCCCCCGCGAGTTCACCGTTTAT GGTCTGGAGGATGAGGCCCAGGAGGTGGGAGAAGTGCTGGGTCAGTACACCTACCAGGAGGACGGCGACTCCCTGCAGACCTTCCCCATTAcg GTGCAGAGTGTGCAGCCCTACCAGATCATTGAGATGCGCGTGCTGTCTAACTGGGGCCACCCGGAGTACACCTGCCTGTACCGCTTCCGCGTACACGGGGAGCCCGCCCCTCTCCccgaggggaggggccagtga
- the LOC118220711 gene encoding SUN domain-containing protein 1-like isoform X2 produces the protein MDFSHSHTHTPPLRSLRNTGFASSHSHTSTSTSTPPTCALENTGYTYSLSSSYTSLPSKLQKEKRVAAAAAFDPPKMSRRSLRLHTTGGHYGDDSLLDSSLSHSVTYASSSASRRDSRTLKSRRQHQSLSSSQSLLHTPRKSQSGAALLAHTSLHSCAASDSSLLSTMLDESCIQERTLVDSFWGLDEETDLRDQSLRADRSVALVNGDTNSAQTQTSVLNGYICGDCSVHSERKDALTAYSSSRNNSSSSSSCAAVSRSAHTDSASAAAAASSTTIYSRDKSRKHKTGLLASATNRFLLYSRSALVCLVSVATLLARSIPIQRLKESRGVLASLSESCLCFSRRAASSIAAFATSLVRSVLLKMYLAGSDVSDRAHQRYCGSVNVNHLTAADGQLTLNGSLCDDCKGKQHQETLAVRARSSRAGRLMGALWGALAFAGASVLRAGPALGLAGWSAASSLLSVLQAAAASPGKAVTGAFWWLGTAWYQLVTLASLLNVFILTRVLPKLCKLLLFLLPLLLLLGVWFWCPASMLAYLPVVNLTAWSTASHLPWAGPTAPSAALEELTHPTTALPPTASQAGNAHFTAAPPQVGVAVSVDAERLSRLEQSLARLWEAVRGGARLQEEQHGEVLGLYASLREQLDMQTDRESLGLWVSGLLDQRLGLLSSELEQGEEREEEAQQQYALQQQSHESRLAEMETLLQALTAKTEDLQQRPETATAAAPVSVGMDSETHSALLGQVQRLEAELARIRQDLQGVIGCQGRCDQLDSLHDTVSAQVKQELRALFYGSAQEGEEEEEELPAPLLPWLSAQFARGSDLRASLASLERSILGNLSLQLEQSRQPPDADAVAHTVASAVGAAGMSEEQVQLIVRNALELYSQDRTGLVDYALESGGGSVLSTRCSETFETKTALMSLFGLPLWYFSQSPRVVIQPDVHPGNCWAFKGSQGYLVIRLSMRVRPTAFSLEHIPKSLSPTGNISSAPREFTVYGLEDEAQEVGEVLGQYTYQEDGDSLQTFPITVQSVQPYQIIEMRVLSNWGHPEYTCLYRFRVHGEPAPLPEGRGQ, from the exons ATGGATttctcccactcccacacccacacacccccactgcgCTCTCTGAGGAACACAGGCTTCgcctcctcccactcccacacctccacctccacctccacaccCCCAACATGCGCTCTGGAGAACACAGGCTACACCTACTCCCTCAG ctccagctACACATCCTTGCCCTCCAAGCTCCAGAAGGAGAAGCgggtcgccgccgccgccgcgttcGACCCCCCCAAAATGTCCCGCCGGAGCCTGCGGCTGCACACCACGGGCGGTCACTATGGCGACGACAGCCTGCTGGACTCCTCCCTCAGCCACAGCGTCACCTACGCTTCCAGTTCGGCCAGTCGCAGGGACTCCAG gacGCTGAAGAGCAGGAGGCAGCACCAGTCGCTGTCAAGCTCCCAGTCGCTGCTGCACACCCCGCGCAAGTCTCAGTctggcgccgccctgctggcccacACCAGCCTGCACAGCTGCGCTGCCAGTgactcctccctgctctccaccATGCTGGACGAGTCGTGCATTCAGGAGCGCACGCTGGTCGACAGCTTCTGGG GCTTGGATGAGGAAACCGATCTCAGAG atcAGAGCCTGCGTGCGGACCGCAGTGTGGCGCTGGTTAATGGGGACACAAACTCGGCTCAGACTCAGACCTCCGTGCTCAACGGCTACATCTGCGGGGACTGCAGCGTGCACTCGGAGAGGAAGGACGCCCTCACCGCCTACTCTTCCTCCAGAAacaactcctcctcctcctcctcatgcgCCGCAGTGTCGCGCTCCGCCCACACAGACTCCGCCTCCGCTGCCGCCGCGgcctcctccaccaccatctACTCCCGTGACAAAAGCCGCAAGCACAAGACAG GTCTCCTGGCGTCGGCGACAAACCGCTTCCTGCTCTACAGCAGGAGTGCGCTGGTCTGCCTGGTTTCCGTGGCGACCCTGCTGGCGCGCAGCATTCCGATACAGAGGCTGAAGGAGAGCAGAG GTGTGCTGGCGTCCCTCTCAGAGTCCTGCCTGTGCTTCAGCAGGAGGGCTGCTTCCTCCATCGCTGCCTTTGCCACCTCGTTAGTGCGCAGTGTCCTTCTGAAGATGTACctggcaggaagtgatgtcagtgACCGAG CCCACCAGCGCTACTGCGGGAGCGTTAATGTCAATCACCTGACGGCCGCTGACGGACAGCTCACTTTAAATGGGTCTCTGT GTGACGACTGCAAAGGGAAGCAGCACCAGGAGACCCTGGCGGTGCGGGCGCGGTCCTCCAGGGCAGGCCGCCTGATGGGGGCGCTGTGGGGCGCCCTTGCTTTCGCAG GTGCCTCTGTGCTGCGGGCGGGTCCAGCGCTGGGATTGGCGGGCTGGTCTGCGGCCTCCTCgctgctgtctgtcctgcagGCGGCCGCCGCGTCTCCAG GTAAAGCTGTCACCGGAGCCTTCTGGTGGCTGGGCACCGCCTGGTACCAGCTGGTCACCCTGGCGTCCCTGCTCAACGTCTTCATCCTGACCCG agttCTGCCCAAACTCTGCAAactgctgctgttcctgctcCCGTTGCTCCTACTTCTGG gtGTGTGGTTCTGGTGTCCGGCCTCCATGCTGGCCTACCTGCCCGTCGTCAACCTGACGGCCTGGAGCACGGCCTCGCACCTACCCTGGGCTGGGCCCACAGCGCCCTCTGCAGCGCTGGAGGAGCTGACTCACCCCACCACCGCTCTACCACCAACTGCCTCACAGGCAGGGAACGCACACTTCACCGCTGCTCCCCCACAG GTGGGCGTGGCGGTCTCGGTGGACGCAGAGCGGCTTTCCCGGCTGGAGCAGAGCCTCGCCCGACTTTGGGAGGCGGTGCGGGGCGGGGCCcggctgcaggaggagcagcacgGGGAGGTGCTGGGGCTCTACGCCTCCCTGCGGGAGCAGCTGGACATGCAGACGGACAGGGAGAGCCTGGGCCTGTGGGTGTCGGGCCTCCTGGACCAGCGGCTGGGCCTGCTGAGCAGCGAGCTGGAGCAGggcgaggagagggaggaggag GCCCAGCAGCAGTACGCGCTGCAGCAGCAGAGTCATGAGTCCCGATTGGCTGAGATGGAGACGCTGCTGCAGGCGCTGACGGCCAAGACTGAG GACCTGCAGCAGAGACCAGAGACGGccacagcagcagctccagtgAG tGTGGGCATGGACAGCGAGACCCACAGCGCCCTGCTGGGGCAGGTGCAGaggctggaggcggagcttgcCCGCATCAGGCAGGACCTGCAGGGCGTGATTGGCTGCCAGGGACGGTGTGACCAGCTGGACAGCCTCCACGACAcg GTGTCTGCGCAGGTGAAGCAGGAGCTGCGGGCGCTGTTCTACGGCTCTgcgcaggagggggaggaggaggaggaagagctgcCGGCGCCTCTGCTGCCCTGGCTGTCCGCGCAGTTCGCGCGCGGCTCGGACCTGCGCGCCTCCCTGGCCTCTCTGGAGAGGAGCATCCTGGGTAACCTGtccctgcagctggagcagagcaggCAGCCGCCCGACGCAGACGCCGTCGCCCACACCGTGGCCAGCGCcgtgggggctgctgggatgtCTGAGGAG caGGTGCAGCTGATCGTGAGGAACGCTCTGGAGCTCTACTCCCAGGATCGCACCGGCCTGGTGGACTACGCCCTGGAGTCTGGAG GTGGAAGTGTCCTGAGCACACGCTGCTCAGAGACGTTCGAGACTAAGACGGCGTTAATGAGCCTCTTCGGCCTGCCTCTCTGGTACTTCTCCCAGTCACCCCGCGTCGTCATACAG cctGACGTCCACCCCGGGAACTGCTGGGCTTTCAAAGGCTCCCAGGGCTACCTGGTGATCCGGCTGTCTATGAGGGTTCGGCCCACGGCCTTCTCCCTAGAGCACATCCCCAAATCCCTGTCCCCCACCGGCAACATCAGCAGCGCCCCCCGCGAGTTCACCGTTTAT GGTCTGGAGGATGAGGCCCAGGAGGTGGGAGAAGTGCTGGGTCAGTACACCTACCAGGAGGACGGCGACTCCCTGCAGACCTTCCCCATTAcg GTGCAGAGTGTGCAGCCCTACCAGATCATTGAGATGCGCGTGCTGTCTAACTGGGGCCACCCGGAGTACACCTGCCTGTACCGCTTCCGCGTACACGGGGAGCCCGCCCCTCTCCccgaggggaggggccagtga